From Alienimonas californiensis, a single genomic window includes:
- the hemP gene encoding hemin uptake protein HemP yields MPAPPTPDPPAPQGETPPEQVVEAPAAAAPARPGRVRFEDLAGGAVEIEVEHAGQIYRLRRTRADKLLLTK; encoded by the coding sequence ATGCCCGCTCCGCCGACGCCTGATCCCCCTGCCCCACAGGGCGAAACGCCGCCCGAGCAGGTTGTCGAAGCGCCCGCCGCCGCGGCTCCGGCCCGGCCGGGACGGGTGCGGTTCGAGGATCTTGCCGGCGGGGCTGTAGAGATCGAGGTGGAGCACGCCGGGCAGATCTACCGCCTGCGCCGCACCCGGGCCGACAAGTTGCTGCTGACGAAGTGA
- a CDS encoding DUF1559 domain-containing protein, whose protein sequence is MSPLPRRVGSVRRSGFTLIELLVVIAIIAILVSLLLPAVQQAREAARRSQCQNNLKQIGLAFHNYHSTYKVFPAASGGTSGPGSNNEGFVSAFPRLAPYLDQTALWNQMSKPLTTYNADGSVNQTYPAFGPWPEPGGGHGYPPYLYQMSVLLCPSDSTVPTGHADSNYAMCYGDNGLAFSTNQSEAIQRSRGMSVGHWGRDYKAVHSSFADARDGTTTTILFGEIGRTERYRWKGGVGRVASLPQSGGGYENPQQYCLDDVNVNDPANPGFYPRTGNTPDDDRGKSYATSYADVTGFHTIVPPNGPSCADSGFYDRRGRGMYSAGSYHNGIVQVGMVDGSVQSISETVDTGNLTATNPVAGQSPYGVWGALGTKDGGETNTKL, encoded by the coding sequence ATGAGTCCCCTCCCCCGCCGCGTCGGCTCCGTCCGGCGATCGGGTTTCACGCTGATCGAACTGCTGGTGGTCATCGCGATCATCGCGATCCTGGTCAGCCTGCTGCTGCCCGCCGTGCAGCAGGCGCGTGAAGCCGCCCGCCGCAGCCAGTGCCAGAACAACCTCAAGCAGATCGGGCTGGCGTTCCACAACTACCACAGCACCTACAAGGTGTTCCCGGCCGCCAGCGGCGGGACCTCCGGTCCCGGGTCGAACAATGAAGGGTTCGTGAGCGCGTTCCCGCGGCTGGCACCCTATTTGGACCAGACGGCGCTGTGGAACCAGATGTCCAAACCGCTGACGACCTACAATGCCGACGGGTCTGTCAACCAAACGTACCCGGCGTTCGGTCCGTGGCCGGAACCGGGCGGCGGGCACGGTTACCCGCCCTACCTCTATCAGATGTCGGTGCTGCTCTGCCCGTCCGACAGCACCGTGCCGACCGGCCACGCGGACTCCAACTACGCGATGTGCTACGGCGACAACGGCCTCGCCTTCTCGACGAACCAGAGCGAAGCGATTCAGCGGTCCCGCGGGATGTCCGTCGGCCACTGGGGTCGGGATTACAAAGCGGTGCACAGCAGCTTCGCCGACGCCCGCGACGGCACGACCACCACGATCCTCTTCGGCGAGATCGGCCGGACCGAGCGGTACCGGTGGAAGGGCGGCGTCGGCCGCGTCGCCAGCCTGCCGCAGTCCGGCGGCGGCTACGAGAACCCGCAGCAGTACTGCCTGGACGACGTGAACGTGAACGACCCGGCCAACCCCGGGTTCTACCCCCGCACCGGCAATACGCCGGATGACGACCGCGGGAAGTCCTACGCCACGTCGTACGCGGACGTGACCGGCTTCCACACGATCGTGCCCCCGAACGGCCCGAGTTGCGCCGACAGCGGTTTCTACGACCGACGCGGCCGCGGGATGTACAGCGCCGGCAGCTACCACAACGGCATCGTGCAGGTCGGCATGGTGGACGGCTCCGTCCAGTCGATCAGCGAGACGGTCGACACCGGCAACCTGACCGCCACCAACCCGGTCGCTGGGCAGAGCCCCTACGGCGTCTGGGGCGCCCTGGGCACGAAGGACGGCGGCGAGACGAACACGAAGCTCTGA
- a CDS encoding DUF1559 domain-containing protein — MEGPRRSGFTLIELLVVIAIIAILVSLLLPAVQQAREAARRSQCQNNLKQLGLAMHNYHSTYKVFPSASGGTTKGSQHNDGRLSFLVPLTPYMDQTALWNQISKPLDQDGDGTIDYPAMGPRTADSNYRPWTMQIATLLCPTDGTDPVSNADTNYGLNFGDNGLHPDGNATAARIRSRGMGIANFGSSSQNICLGMKDARDGTVNTLLLGETARTDDPTSFLGAVNTNTPLVWPGPETSSTYAAFNTPYSVCINSPDVIDPANPGRYKTAGEATRGKAWADSNAEYSGGFHTISPPNGPSCVRSGAVNDGNRTGKGILAPTSYHTGGVQFCMVDGSVLFLSETIDTGALKDDADNVTSGKSPYGTWGALGSRSGNEVAGDF; from the coding sequence GTGGAGGGGCCGCGCCGGTCCGGCTTCACGCTAATCGAACTGCTGGTGGTCATCGCGATCATTGCGATCCTGGTGTCGCTGCTGCTGCCCGCCGTCCAGCAGGCGCGGGAAGCCGCCCGCCGCAGTCAGTGCCAGAACAACCTCAAGCAGTTGGGGTTGGCGATGCACAACTATCACAGCACCTATAAGGTCTTCCCGTCCGCCAGCGGCGGGACGACCAAGGGTTCGCAACACAACGACGGCCGGTTGAGCTTCCTCGTCCCGCTGACGCCCTATATGGACCAGACGGCCCTGTGGAACCAGATCTCCAAGCCGCTGGATCAGGACGGCGACGGCACGATCGACTATCCCGCGATGGGCCCCCGCACTGCCGACAGCAACTATCGGCCCTGGACCATGCAGATCGCCACCCTGCTGTGCCCCACCGACGGCACCGACCCCGTCAGCAACGCGGACACCAACTACGGGTTGAACTTCGGCGACAACGGCCTGCACCCGGACGGGAACGCCACGGCCGCCCGGATTCGCAGCCGCGGGATGGGCATCGCGAACTTCGGCAGTTCTTCGCAGAACATCTGTCTGGGGATGAAAGACGCCCGCGACGGCACGGTCAATACGCTGCTGCTGGGCGAAACCGCGCGGACCGACGATCCGACCAGCTTCCTCGGCGCCGTGAACACGAACACCCCGCTCGTCTGGCCCGGCCCGGAAACCAGCTCGACGTACGCCGCCTTCAATACGCCCTACAGCGTTTGCATTAACAGCCCCGACGTGATCGACCCCGCTAACCCCGGCCGTTACAAGACGGCCGGCGAGGCGACCCGCGGCAAGGCGTGGGCGGACTCCAACGCGGAGTACTCCGGCGGCTTCCACACGATCAGCCCGCCCAACGGCCCCTCTTGCGTACGGAGCGGGGCGGTCAACGACGGCAACCGCACGGGCAAGGGCATCCTCGCCCCCACCAGCTACCACACCGGCGGCGTGCAGTTCTGCATGGTGGACGGCAGCGTGCTGTTCCTCTCCGAAACGATCGACACCGGCGCCCTCAAGGACGACGCGGACAACGTCACCTCCGGCAAGAGCCCCTACGGCACCTGGGGCGCGCTGGGCAGTCGCTCCGGCAACGAAGTCGCCGGCGACTTCTGA
- a CDS encoding 3-keto-disaccharide hydrolase, whose product MFAPRFPRRRAFALCLMGAAVALAPHAPAGTDDGDAKAEGEWVSLFDGKTLEGWTPKIRTHAVGENYANTFRVEDGLLTVSYDGYDEFNKQYGHLFYKTPYSHYRMKLDYRFVGDQVKGGEGWARRNSGVMVHGQSPESMGKDQEFPVSIEVQLLGGDGRGKRSTGNLCTPGTNVVMDGELKTNHCFNSTSETYHGDQWVTAEIEVRGDQVIRHFINGEEVFKYEAPQLDPRDGDAKKLIEAAGGEKLLSGGTISLQSESHPVQFRNIQIKELPAE is encoded by the coding sequence ATGTTCGCTCCCCGCTTCCCCCGCCGTCGTGCGTTCGCCCTCTGTCTGATGGGGGCGGCGGTCGCGCTGGCGCCGCACGCTCCGGCCGGCACCGACGACGGGGACGCCAAAGCCGAGGGCGAGTGGGTCAGCCTGTTCGACGGGAAGACGCTTGAGGGCTGGACGCCGAAGATTCGCACGCACGCCGTTGGCGAGAACTACGCGAACACCTTCCGCGTCGAAGACGGCCTGCTGACGGTCTCCTACGACGGCTACGACGAGTTCAACAAGCAGTACGGCCACCTGTTCTATAAGACCCCCTATTCGCACTACCGCATGAAGTTGGACTACCGCTTCGTCGGGGACCAGGTGAAGGGCGGCGAGGGCTGGGCGCGGCGGAACAGCGGCGTGATGGTCCACGGCCAGTCGCCCGAGAGCATGGGCAAAGATCAGGAGTTCCCCGTCTCTATCGAGGTCCAGCTGCTCGGCGGCGACGGCCGCGGCAAGCGCTCCACCGGCAACCTCTGCACGCCGGGCACCAACGTGGTGATGGACGGCGAATTGAAGACGAACCACTGCTTCAATTCCACCTCCGAAACCTACCACGGCGACCAGTGGGTCACCGCGGAGATCGAAGTCCGCGGCGACCAGGTCATCCGCCACTTCATTAACGGCGAAGAGGTCTTCAAATATGAAGCCCCGCAACTGGACCCCCGCGACGGCGACGCCAAAAAGCTGATCGAAGCGGCCGGCGGCGAAAAGCTGCTCTCCGGCGGCACGATTTCGTTGCAGTCCGAAAGCCACCCGGTTCAGTTCCGCAACATTCAAATCAAAGAACTGCCGGCGGAGTGA
- a CDS encoding lysophospholipid acyltransferase family protein, with the protein MKIRNKTLNRLLAVFAARLLTVWMRTCRVEAYSVAGASPFAGRLGEPGRPAACGRFRTVAHDPAAPHTYSFYPFWHEWIVPYVFVRPHAQMAGLISQHRDGGYLADAMTAVGLKTVRGSTSRGGAAAVKQIMDECADWDLGITPDGPRGPRRELKPGVAFLASRTGRPIVPTAVACSSAWVVKGSWTDLVLPKPFSRVVFCAGAPLTVPPDADRNELNAWCRRIETAIAQQESRAGVIANGGADPGIPTAATSGADALDDSAPVRRAA; encoded by the coding sequence ATGAAGATCCGTAACAAAACCCTGAATCGTCTGCTGGCCGTCTTCGCGGCCCGCCTGCTGACCGTCTGGATGCGCACCTGCCGCGTCGAAGCCTACAGCGTGGCGGGCGCCAGTCCCTTCGCCGGGCGGTTGGGAGAACCGGGTCGGCCGGCGGCGTGCGGCCGGTTCCGCACCGTCGCCCACGACCCCGCGGCGCCGCACACCTACAGCTTCTATCCGTTCTGGCATGAATGGATCGTGCCGTACGTCTTCGTGCGGCCGCACGCCCAGATGGCGGGCTTGATCTCGCAGCACCGCGACGGCGGCTACCTCGCCGACGCCATGACCGCCGTCGGTTTGAAGACCGTGCGCGGCTCGACCAGTCGCGGCGGGGCGGCGGCGGTGAAGCAGATCATGGACGAGTGCGCCGACTGGGACCTGGGCATCACCCCCGACGGCCCCCGCGGCCCGCGGCGGGAACTGAAACCGGGCGTCGCGTTTCTGGCCAGCCGCACCGGCCGACCGATCGTCCCCACCGCCGTGGCCTGCTCCTCGGCGTGGGTCGTGAAGGGCTCCTGGACGGATCTGGTGCTGCCCAAACCCTTCAGCCGCGTGGTGTTCTGCGCCGGCGCGCCGCTGACCGTGCCCCCCGACGCCGACCGAAACGAGTTGAACGCCTGGTGCCGGCGGATCGAAACGGCGATCGCCCAGCAGGAGTCTCGGGCCGGCGTGATCGCCAACGGCGGCGCCGACCCCGGCATCCCGACGGCGGCGACGAGCGGCGCCGACGCGCTGGACGACTCGGCCCCGGTGCGGCGGGCGGCCTGA
- a CDS encoding DUF1559 domain-containing protein: protein MTAPHPGSRSASRSPRPGFTLIELLVVIAIIAILVSLLLPAVQQAREAARRSQCQNNLKQLGLAMHNYHSTYGVFSSASGGTTKGALHNDGRLSYLVPLLPYMDQTALWNEISKPLAFNLDANGNRVARTGTPWPAMGPSVTANDYPPWANQISSLLCPSDGTRPTGVADTNYAISAGDSGFTAEENRANAPARSRGMSIMNYGSTSDVFCIGLRDARDGTVNTLLIGEIGRSDDNRSFIGAVAISSPLAWSGSTVSFDNPKTMCLDEVVDPAEPGFYKNAGEATRGKAWSSGNAEYTGFHTILPPNGPSCVRTGANNDPNNGRRAGKGLLSASSYHTGGAQFCMADGSVRFISETIDTGDLAAKGKLSGKSPYGTWGALGSREGGETVGDF from the coding sequence ATGACCGCCCCACATCCCGGCTCCCGTTCTGCAAGTCGATCGCCCCGCCCCGGCTTCACGCTAATCGAACTGCTGGTGGTCATTGCCATCATTGCGATCCTGGTGAGCCTGCTGCTGCCCGCCGTCCAGCAGGCGCGCGAGGCCGCCCGCCGCAGCCAGTGCCAGAACAACCTCAAGCAGTTGGGGCTGGCGATGCACAACTATCACAGCACGTATGGCGTGTTCTCGTCGGCGTCCGGCGGGACGACGAAGGGTGCGCTGCACAACGACGGCCGGTTGAGCTATCTGGTGCCGCTGCTGCCGTACATGGATCAGACGGCGCTGTGGAACGAAATTAGTAAGCCGCTGGCGTTCAACCTCGACGCCAACGGCAACCGGGTCGCCCGCACCGGGACTCCGTGGCCGGCGATGGGGCCGTCGGTGACGGCGAACGACTACCCGCCGTGGGCCAATCAGATCTCCAGCCTGCTGTGCCCCTCCGACGGGACGCGGCCGACGGGCGTCGCCGACACGAACTACGCGATCAGCGCCGGCGACTCCGGTTTCACCGCCGAAGAAAATCGCGCGAACGCGCCGGCCCGATCCCGAGGGATGTCGATTATGAACTACGGCAGCACGTCGGACGTCTTCTGCATCGGTCTGCGGGACGCCCGCGACGGGACGGTCAACACGCTGTTGATCGGCGAGATCGGCCGCAGCGACGATAACCGCAGCTTCATCGGGGCCGTCGCCATCTCCAGCCCGCTGGCGTGGTCCGGCTCCACCGTGAGCTTCGACAACCCGAAGACCATGTGCCTCGACGAGGTCGTCGATCCGGCGGAGCCGGGGTTCTATAAGAACGCCGGCGAGGCGACCCGCGGCAAGGCGTGGTCCAGCGGGAACGCCGAGTACACCGGTTTCCACACGATTCTGCCCCCGAACGGCCCCTCCTGCGTGCGGACCGGGGCGAACAACGACCCCAACAACGGCCGCCGTGCGGGCAAGGGACTGCTTTCCGCCTCCAGCTATCACACCGGCGGCGCCCAGTTCTGCATGGCGGACGGCAGCGTGCGGTTTATCTCGGAAACGATCGACACCGGCGACCTCGCCGCCAAAGGCAAACTGTCCGGCAAGAGCCCCTATGGCACCTGGGGCGCGCTCGGCAGCCGGGAGGGCGGCGAAACCGTCGGCGACTTCTGA
- a CDS encoding DEAD/DEAH box helicase — translation MNTALLSASPSSQTDDDAPESARPEHVEPQAVEAAADDLPADSEAADADSEVAESNVADSNVAESEVVGGAAEVVVEDDAPPEPHLETAALLNDAPPACGAGEPPIPAVTPPAASSAPAKPQADVAPKQADVAPKKVELKKPEPQPEPKPEPAPKSGFAKLGLSAALLKALAEKGYETPTPVQAEVIPAILAGRDVLGQAATGTGKTAAFALPLLDRMRIAETAPDAPDERPGPAIFCMAPTRELAAQVAEAFRAYRGEMRVNILTVVGGESFGPQLSALRRGVDVVVATPGRALDLLKRGSLDLSGLLACVLDEADEMLDMGFQDEIEAVLDFTPPGRQTVLVSATLAPRIQAIAAKHLSNPVRIEIGKPQAAKGEDARVVHSAHFVRRQEKAAAIDRILEVDGAGPTLIFCRTRGGADDLTTELNRCGRRAAALHGGLTQDQRTKVVERLRGGTLNVVVATDVAARGLDVPELTHVVHADLPNGPEPFVHRCGRVGRAGRVGRVVSFLHPKERFKLVQFARAANADVAITDLPAADDVVTGRLKKTRAALQDAATSPAFAKLREQLGPLLAELDKEFGPETLALAAAALAHRTAFGEEPVGELGAPGPRDSGGPSDGPRGKGGPKFSGGPGGSKFKSGPKFAGKGAPRTPGPCPPGSARLWVSAGRDSGVRPGDLVGAIAGETHLSGGDIGAITIAPSFSLVDVPQQAADTVIQSLSRGGLRGDKVTVRHDRQA, via the coding sequence ATGAATACTGCCCTGCTCTCCGCGTCGCCGTCCTCCCAAACGGACGACGACGCCCCCGAATCCGCCCGCCCCGAGCACGTCGAACCGCAGGCGGTCGAGGCCGCCGCCGACGATCTGCCCGCCGACAGCGAAGCCGCCGACGCCGACAGCGAAGTCGCGGAAAGCAACGTCGCTGACAGTAACGTCGCGGAAAGCGAAGTCGTCGGCGGCGCCGCCGAGGTCGTCGTCGAGGACGACGCCCCGCCGGAACCGCACCTCGAAACCGCTGCGCTGCTGAACGACGCCCCCCCCGCCTGCGGCGCCGGCGAACCGCCGATCCCCGCCGTCACGCCGCCCGCCGCCTCGTCGGCCCCCGCGAAACCGCAAGCGGACGTCGCTCCCAAACAGGCGGACGTCGCGCCCAAGAAGGTCGAACTGAAGAAGCCGGAACCGCAGCCGGAGCCCAAGCCGGAACCGGCGCCGAAGTCCGGCTTCGCCAAGCTGGGGCTGTCCGCCGCCCTGCTGAAGGCCCTGGCGGAGAAGGGTTATGAAACGCCCACCCCCGTGCAGGCCGAGGTGATCCCCGCGATCCTCGCCGGTCGGGACGTGCTCGGTCAGGCCGCGACCGGCACCGGCAAAACGGCCGCCTTCGCCCTGCCGCTGCTCGACCGCATGCGGATCGCCGAAACCGCCCCGGACGCCCCGGACGAGCGGCCCGGCCCGGCGATCTTCTGCATGGCCCCCACCCGCGAACTGGCCGCCCAGGTGGCCGAGGCCTTCCGCGCCTACCGCGGCGAGATGCGGGTGAACATCCTCACCGTCGTCGGCGGGGAGTCCTTCGGTCCGCAGCTCTCGGCGTTGCGCCGCGGCGTGGACGTCGTCGTCGCCACCCCCGGCCGGGCCCTGGACCTGCTGAAGCGCGGCAGCCTCGACCTCTCCGGCCTGCTGGCCTGCGTGCTGGACGAGGCCGACGAGATGCTCGATATGGGCTTCCAGGACGAAATCGAGGCCGTCCTCGATTTCACCCCGCCCGGCCGGCAGACCGTGCTGGTGAGCGCCACGCTGGCGCCGCGGATCCAGGCGATCGCCGCCAAGCACCTGTCGAACCCGGTCCGCATTGAGATCGGCAAACCGCAGGCCGCGAAGGGCGAGGACGCCCGCGTGGTGCACAGCGCCCACTTCGTCCGCCGCCAGGAGAAGGCCGCCGCGATCGACCGCATCCTCGAAGTGGACGGCGCCGGCCCGACGCTGATCTTCTGCCGGACCCGCGGCGGCGCCGACGACCTCACCACCGAGCTGAACCGCTGCGGCCGCCGGGCCGCGGCCCTGCACGGCGGGCTCACCCAGGACCAGCGGACGAAGGTCGTCGAACGCCTCCGCGGCGGGACGTTGAACGTCGTCGTCGCCACGGACGTCGCCGCCCGCGGGCTGGACGTGCCGGAACTGACGCACGTCGTGCACGCCGACCTGCCCAACGGCCCGGAACCCTTCGTGCACCGCTGCGGCCGCGTCGGCCGGGCCGGCCGCGTGGGTCGGGTGGTTTCCTTCCTGCACCCCAAGGAACGGTTCAAGCTGGTCCAGTTCGCCCGGGCCGCCAACGCGGACGTGGCGATCACCGACCTGCCCGCCGCCGACGACGTCGTCACCGGGCGGTTGAAGAAGACGCGGGCCGCCCTGCAGGATGCGGCGACCTCCCCGGCGTTCGCCAAGCTGCGGGAGCAGCTCGGCCCGCTGCTGGCGGAACTCGATAAGGAGTTCGGTCCGGAAACGCTGGCCCTGGCGGCCGCGGCGCTGGCCCACCGCACGGCGTTCGGCGAGGAGCCGGTCGGCGAACTCGGCGCCCCCGGCCCCCGCGACAGCGGCGGCCCGAGCGACGGCCCCCGCGGCAAGGGCGGCCCCAAGTTCAGCGGCGGCCCCGGCGGGTCCAAGTTCAAGAGCGGCCCGAAGTTCGCCGGCAAGGGCGCCCCCCGCACCCCCGGCCCCTGCCCCCCGGGCAGCGCCCGCCTGTGGGTCTCCGCCGGCCGCGACTCCGGCGTCCGCCCCGGCGACCTGGTCGGCGCCATCGCCGGCGAAACGCACCTGAGCGGCGGCGACATCGGCGCGATCACGATCGCCCCGAGCTTCAGCCTCGTCGACGTCCCCCAACAGGCCGCCGACACGGTGATTCAGTCGCTGAGTCGCGGCGGCCTCCGCGGCGACAAGGTGACCGTCCGCCACGACCGCCAGGCGTAA
- a CDS encoding DUF1559 domain-containing protein, which produces MSRLRALPPHGVRRGFTLIELLVVIAIIAILVSLLLPAVQQAREAARMSQCKNNLKQIALAAHNYHGTWNRFPTINSQGGSYPTLYGGSFFTMILPELDKGNEFALYDFNRPNSDPVNQEVSGQKIATFLCPSAAIQRSVPSCQDDQGRAPGTYAVNMGSEDYDQYWAFGPPAPAPRQNGALVYSDSADGYTSIAKFQDGTTNTVMVGETAYNLPSYKFSTAVGAADCAGQSRFSFTYWANPFVGSTACTTEYFFNPKDEGDADEATARNMSRSFRSDHQAGVNFALGDGSVRLIGDFVDADLLDAFASRNGGEVIDEN; this is translated from the coding sequence ATGTCCCGCCTTCGCGCTCTCCCGCCGCACGGCGTCCGCCGCGGCTTTACGCTGATCGAACTGCTGGTGGTGATCGCAATAATTGCGATCCTGGTCTCCCTGCTGCTCCCCGCCGTCCAGCAGGCCCGCGAGGCGGCCCGGATGAGCCAGTGCAAGAACAACCTCAAGCAGATCGCCCTCGCCGCCCATAATTATCACGGGACCTGGAACCGCTTCCCCACGATCAACTCGCAGGGCGGGTCCTACCCCACGCTCTACGGCGGCAGCTTTTTCACGATGATCCTGCCGGAACTCGACAAGGGGAACGAGTTCGCCCTCTACGACTTCAACCGGCCCAACAGCGATCCGGTCAATCAGGAGGTCAGCGGGCAGAAGATCGCCACGTTCCTCTGCCCCAGCGCCGCGATTCAGCGGAGCGTGCCGAGTTGTCAGGACGATCAGGGCCGCGCCCCCGGCACGTACGCGGTGAATATGGGGTCCGAGGACTACGACCAATACTGGGCCTTCGGCCCGCCGGCGCCCGCCCCGCGGCAGAACGGCGCCCTGGTGTATAGCGACAGCGCCGACGGCTACACCTCCATCGCCAAGTTCCAGGACGGCACGACGAATACCGTGATGGTCGGCGAAACGGCCTATAACCTGCCCAGCTATAAGTTCTCCACGGCCGTCGGCGCCGCGGACTGCGCGGGGCAGAGCCGGTTTTCGTTCACTTACTGGGCCAACCCCTTCGTCGGTTCGACCGCCTGCACGACGGAATATTTCTTCAATCCGAAGGACGAGGGGGACGCCGACGAGGCGACCGCCCGCAACATGAGCCGCTCCTTCCGCAGCGACCACCAGGCCGGCGTGAACTTCGCCCTGGGCGACGGGTCGGTGCGGTTGATCGGCGACTTCGTCGACGCCGACCTGCTGGACGCCTTCGCCAGCCGCAACGGCGGGGAGGTGATCGATGAGAATTAG
- the xylB gene encoding xylulokinase, whose translation MSVFLGIDIGTSGTKTLAVRGDGTLLGSAAVEYPLLTPRPGWSEQDPRHWADAAVATVRQLVNDGSVDPAEVQGIGLSGQMHGSVFLDAQGEVIRPALLWNDQRTAAQCEAITDAAGGREELIRMVANPALTGFTAPKILWLRDEEPERFAQLKTVLLPKDYVRYRLTGEFATEVSDASGTLLLDVANRRWSDELLAKLNLDPGLLPPVYESQEVTGRLTAAAAEAMGLPAGVPVVGGGGDQAAGAVGNGIVRSGVVSAALGTSGVVFAHSDEMQFDPAGRAHTFCHAVPGKWHVMGVILSAAGSLQWFRNQLCMDLGDFAFDRITQRAEEIPPGCEGLYFLPYLSGERTPHADPHARGAWVGLNLRTDRAALGRAVLEGVTYAMRDSLEIIQQLGVPIGEVRLSGGGAKSPFWRQLQADIYHEPCTVTNALEGPAYGAALLAMAGTGEYESVEAACDATISVTERITPNEAVAAQYDALYPAYGQLYQALKPHFAAAAE comes from the coding sequence GTGTCCGTCTTCCTCGGGATTGATATCGGCACCAGCGGCACGAAAACGCTGGCCGTCCGGGGCGACGGTACGCTGCTGGGCAGCGCCGCCGTGGAGTACCCCCTCCTCACCCCCCGCCCCGGCTGGAGCGAGCAGGACCCCCGCCACTGGGCCGACGCCGCCGTCGCCACCGTCCGCCAACTGGTGAACGACGGCTCCGTCGATCCGGCCGAGGTGCAGGGGATCGGCCTGTCCGGGCAGATGCACGGCAGCGTCTTCCTCGACGCCCAGGGCGAAGTCATTCGGCCGGCCCTGCTCTGGAACGACCAGCGCACCGCCGCCCAGTGCGAGGCGATCACCGACGCCGCCGGCGGCCGGGAGGAGCTGATCCGCATGGTCGCCAACCCGGCCCTCACCGGGTTCACCGCCCCCAAAATTCTCTGGCTGCGGGACGAGGAGCCGGAGCGGTTCGCCCAGCTCAAAACCGTCCTGCTGCCGAAGGACTACGTGCGGTATCGCCTCACCGGGGAGTTCGCCACCGAGGTCTCCGACGCCAGCGGCACCCTGCTGCTCGACGTGGCGAACCGCCGCTGGAGCGACGAACTGCTCGCCAAACTGAACCTCGACCCGGGCCTGCTGCCCCCGGTGTACGAGAGCCAGGAGGTGACCGGCCGCCTCACCGCCGCCGCGGCCGAGGCGATGGGCCTGCCGGCCGGCGTGCCGGTCGTCGGCGGCGGCGGGGATCAGGCCGCCGGCGCTGTGGGCAACGGCATCGTCCGTTCCGGGGTGGTCAGCGCCGCGCTGGGCACCAGCGGCGTCGTCTTCGCCCACAGCGACGAAATGCAGTTCGACCCCGCCGGCCGGGCGCACACCTTCTGCCACGCCGTGCCGGGCAAATGGCACGTGATGGGGGTCATCCTGTCCGCGGCGGGCAGTTTGCAGTGGTTCCGCAATCAATTGTGCATGGACCTCGGCGACTTCGCCTTCGACCGCATCACCCAGCGGGCCGAGGAGATCCCCCCCGGCTGCGAGGGGCTGTACTTCCTGCCGTACCTCTCCGGCGAACGCACCCCCCACGCCGACCCCCACGCCCGCGGCGCCTGGGTGGGCCTGAACCTCCGCACCGACCGGGCCGCCCTGGGCCGGGCCGTGCTGGAGGGCGTCACCTACGCCATGCGGGACAGCCTGGAAATTATTCAACAGCTGGGCGTGCCGATCGGCGAGGTCCGCCTCAGCGGCGGCGGCGCGAAGAGCCCCTTCTGGCGCCAATTGCAGGCCGATATTTATCACGAACCCTGCACCGTGACGAACGCCCTGGAAGGCCCCGCCTACGGCGCCGCCCTGCTGGCGATGGCCGGCACGGGCGAATACGAATCGGTCGAAGCCGCCTGCGACGCGACCATTTCCGTCACCGAGCGGATCACGCCGAACGAAGCCGTCGCCGCCCAATACGACGCCCTCTACCCGGCGTACGGCCAGTTGTATCAAGCCCTCAAACCGCACTTCGCCGCGGCGGCGGAATAG